AAAAATATGCTTTTTCAGTGCCTTATACTGTAACATTTGGTGCCATCATCACTAGAAAAGATAATAACGACATAAAAAGCTTTGCCGACCTAAAAGGCAAAAAAAATGCCGACTCAGCGACTAGTAACTGGGCGAAAGTCGCCGTAAAATATGGCGCTGAACACGTCGTAACAGATAGTTTTGCTAAAAGTATGGAGCTTCTTATATCAAGGCGTGTAGATGCTGTTGTAAGAGATAACATCGTATTTTACGACTTCATAAAAGAGCGCCCAAATGCACCTGTAAAGATAGCTGCCTCACTTGACGAGAAAGACTACACAGCAGCAGCTGTTAAGAAAGATAACGCCGAGCTTGCAGAGCAAATTTCAAATGCTTTAACTGAGCTTTCAAAAGAGGGCAAACTAGAAGCTATCTCTAAAAGCTACTTTGGCAAAGACGTCTCAAAATAAATTTATAAACCAACAAGGCAAAAATGGAAAATTTAGATAGAGTGATCGAACTTGTTTCAAGCTCGACACTACCGATGATCATCGCACTTTTAAAAGTAACGATTCCGCTTACATTGATCTCGTTTTCGCTAGGGCTTGTCATCGCCATTATCACAGCAGTAGCAAGGCTTTCAAATATAAAAATTTTAAAATTTATATTTGCCACCTATGTTTGGATATTTCGCGGCACGCCGCTTCTTGTGCAGCTTTTCATTGTATTTTACGGACTTCCTAGCCTCGGCGTCACGCTTGATACTTGGAGTGCGGCCACTATCGCATTTAGCCTAAACGTAGGTGCTTACGCCTCTGAGTCCGTAAGGGCTGCCATACTTTCTGTGCCAAAAGGCCAGTGGGAGGCTGCCACATCGCTTGGCATGACACACTATCAAATTTTAAAGCGCATCATCGCACCTCAAGCAGTGAGGATCTCGTTGCCGCCACTTTCAAACACATTTATAGGCCTTGTTAAAGACACTTCACTAGCAGCTTCTATAACGATGGTTGATATGTTTATGGTCGCTCAAAGGATCGCAGCAAGGACCTTTGAGCCACTCATCCTCTACATCCTAGCAGCACTTATCTACCTGGTGGTTTGCACACTTTTAACCTATCTTCAATCAAGGCTTGAAAAAGCTGTCTCAAGGTATGTCTAATGGCTATAAATTTTAAAAATATAAGCAAATCTTACGGCGATCATTTGGTGCTAGATAACATAAACACAAGCTTCAAAGAGGGGCAAACGACCGTGATCGTTGGCTCATCTGGTTGTGGCAAATCAACGCTTCTTAGATGCATAAATTTACTTGAGATCCCACAAAGTGGTGTTTTAGAGATAGATGACAGAGCTGTAAATTTTAAAGAGAAGCTTAGCTCAAAAAAGCTTTTAGAAATTCGTAAAAAAACAGGCATGGTTTTTCAAAGCTTTAACCTCTTCCCACACCTAACAGCACTTCAAAATGTCACAGAAGCTCCGATCTACGTTCAAAAAAAAGATAAAAACGAAGCGATAAAAGAGGCAAAAGAGCTCTTAGCTAAAGTGGGGCTTAGTCACAAAGAAGATACCTATCCAAACAGGCTCTCAGGCGGACAAGCACAGCGCGTGGCCATCGCTAGAGCCCTGGCTGTAAATCCATACTTTCTACTACTCGACGAGCCTACAAGCGCGCTTGATCCAGAGCTTGAGGCTGAAGTTTTAAAGGTCATCTTATCTCTTGCAAAAGAGAAAAAGTCTATGATCATTGTCACTCATAATATGAATTTTGCTAGAAAGATAGCTGATAGAATTTTGTTTTTAGATAAAGGCGTGATCGCATTTGATGGCTTGGTAGATGAGTTTTTTAACAGCCAGAATGAAAGAATAAAAAGCTTCATCTCGGCTATGGATATATGAAAATTTTAGCTAGAAAATCTAGCTAAAATTACATTAAGCAAAGTGAGGTTTTATCTGCTCTATCCAAGCTGAAATTCTACCCTCAGTTTTGTCACTTTGGTTATCAGCATCAAGTGCTAGGCCTACAAATTTTCCATTTCTTACAGCATCAGAGCCATCAAATGTATATCCATCGGTGCTAACCTCACCAACTACCTTTGCGCCAGCTTTTACGACCTCATCATAAAGCTTTGCCATGCCGTTACAGTACTCATCAGAGTAGCTCTCGCTATCACCCATGCCAAAAACAGCGACTGTTTTTCCGCTTAGATTTAATGCTTTAAAGTCAAACGCGTCCCAGTCATCTTGAAGATCGCCACTACCCCAGGTTGATGTACCAAGGATGAGCTTATCAAAGCTATTTAGTTTCGCTGCGTCTACATCAGCAACGTTTAAAAGCTCATTTTCAAGGCCTAGACCCTCACTTATAAGTTTTGCTGCATCTTCGGTATTTCCCATGCTGCTTCCATAAACTATACCTATCATTTTTATCCTTTTTAAAAAATTTTACTAATAATCGTATAAGGCACAAGCTTGATCAAACCTCTCGCACAACAGTGCCTAACCTCAACGTGTCGCCTAAATTCCTCATTTCTAGGGAAAACGATATAAACCATCTCGCACTCGTGACCAAGCACACCGACAGCTCTATCTATATCGTCGTTTAAATTTCTCATATCATCAAAGCTCACTTTTTTAAAGCTTGGCATGACGCTGAGCAAATTTTTACCATCTTTTTTGACCAAAATGACACCGCCATTTAGCACGACATCTTTATCTTGATGGCGGAGGCGTATTTTATCATAAACAAATTGACAAAACATCTGTGCCGCATCGATACAAAACTCAAATTTCCCACTTACATAAAGCATTTTTATCATCTTTGCAGCTGCCATCTTTGGCTCTTTTGCTATAAATTTGATCTTTGAAAAGTCGCCTTTTAAATAAGCATTTATGATGATATTTGATGAAAAACAAAAGCGATCTGCTGGCTTAAATTTTAGACATTTCTCACGAAGTAGGAAATTTATCCTAGCCTCAAAAATTTCTTTGAAATTTAGAAATTTAGCGTAAGAAAGTGGTATTTTTAGCTCACTTTCTACGCCAGAATTATAAAGTGCAATAAAAATTTTTGCACGCGAAAGCCTATCAAGCTTTGCAAAAATATTTGGAGTTATTTCGCCAATATCTGATAAAAGCCCGAATCTCATTGATTATTCTTTGCATCCAAATTCCTTATCTAGCCCAAAGACCTTGCAGTACTCGCAAAATACGCAGCTAACGCTTCTTTTTGCACAAACAATTGGAATATTTCTCTTTTTTGCTTGAGTTTTAATTGTTTTCATAGTGTTGTGGTTTAAAAAGCTAGTTAGCATCACCACACACTCGGTATCTTGAGGGATCGGCTTGCGATTTACGCGGTTTTCATTTCTAGCATCCCAGTGTTCTATCTTCTCGGCTCCCAAATCATGTAAAACTGCCTTGATAGGCGTTATCTCATCTGCACCGATAACTAAAACTGACATAATAAGCTCCTAAAATTTATTCATTTTCTGATAATGATTATAAGGAAGCTTAACTAAATTTTTTCTTAGTTATGATATTTATTATCACTTATATGTAGAAATTTGTAACGTTTTACTTAGATATTTAAACATCTAAATTCTCTTAACCTTAGATACCGCAAACAAAAATATGATAAGTCCGCTTGCGGCAAAAAAACTACCGACATTGCCGATATTTTGCTCGCCTAAATGAACTATCGTCTGATGCCCTATTAGCGCCCCTGCTCCGATGCCTATGTTATAAATAGCCGAAAATATCGCCATTGCAGCATCAGTAGCGTTTGAGGCTAAATTTAGCACTTTTATTTGAAAACTCATATTTACACCAGCTATGCCAAGCCCCCAAATAAAGGCCAAGACTAGCATTAAAACTTCATTTTTAGCAATAAAATTTAATAAAAGCAAGCAACATAAAATAAGCATGATAGAAATTGCTGAAAATGCATTTGGAATGAGCTTATAAAATTTAGAGAAAAGCAGGCTTGCAACTACGCCAGCAACGCCAAATATAAGCAAGAATATTGTGATAAATTTTCCATCAAAGCCACTGATATCTTTTGCAAATGGCTCAATGTAACTATAGGTGCTAAAATGCGCGCTTATGATAATTGCAGTTAGTAAAAATACGACCATTAAAAGGCCATTTCTTGCAAGCTCTGGCAAGCTTTTAAGCGAGCCTGGGTTTTTACTTGGCAGAAGTGGCAAAATTTTATATAGCCAAACTCCAACACCAACAGCAAAAATTCCGATCAGTCCAAAGGTCACACGCCAACCAAGTGCGTCACCTAAAATTCTTCCAAGTGGCAGACCAAGTATCATCGCTAGCGATGTACCAAGAGCTAGCAATCCAAGAGCTTGCGAGCTTTTATTTATCGGTGCTAGCCTAACAGCAAGTGAAGCAGTGATAGCCCAAAAAATAGCATGGGCAATAGCTATCATCAACCGAGCAATAATTAAAATTTTAAAATTCCAAGCAAAAGCACAAAGCGTATGAGCTACAACAAATACGATAAAAACCTTTAAAAGAAGAGATTTTCGCTCTAAATTTGCAGTTAAAAGCATAAGTGGTAAAGAGAGTATAGTGACGCTCCACGCATAAATAGTGATGATAAGACCGGTATCAGCCGTGCTCATATCAAAATCTTTCGCAATATCACTTAAAAGTGGCACTGGAACAAACTCAGTAGTATTAAATATAAAAGCACAAAAAGCAAGAGCTATAACCTTTAAATAGGCTACCCTATGAACGCTTATCAAATTTTATCCTTAATCTTATTTTTTCATTACGGTAATGGAATTTTGCTTAAAGTTAGTAATTTAAAAGGCAAAATCCTCAGAATTTATTAATGACATAGATTAATAGTAGATTTTGGAAACTAGCTCTATAATAAAAGATTTTTAAAAATCGTAAGAAAATTTAAGGCGGAAAAATGGCTAAAATAATGAAAACTATGGACGGAAACGAGGCTGCGGCGCACGCGGCTTACGCATTTACGGAGGTTGCGGGCATCTACCCGATCACCCCTAGCTCGCCGATGGCCGATTACACCGATATGTGGGCGGCTCAGGGCAAGAAAAATCTATTCGGTATGCCCGTTAAAGTCGTCGAAATGCAAAGCGAGGGCGGGGCTGCGGGCACCGTGCACGGCTCGCTGCAAGTAGGCGCACTGACTACCACATACACGGCTTCGCAAGGACTTTTGCTAAAAATCCCAAACATGTACAAAATCGCAGGCCAGCTGCTACCCGGCGTCATCCACGTGAGCGCGCGCTCTATCGCGGCCCAGGCGCTTTCAATCTTTGGCGATCATCAGGATATTTATGCCTGTCGCCAAACGGGATTTGCAATGCTAGCAAGCGGCTCCGTGCAAGAGGTCATGGATATCGCGGGCGTCGCGCATCTAGCGGCGATCAAGGGTCGCGTGCCGTTTTTGCACTTTTTTGACGGATTTCGCACGAGCCACGAGATACAAAAGATCGAGGTGCTTGACTACGCGCACTTTGATAGGCTTCTTGACCGTAAGGCGCTACAAAAATTTAGAGACGAGGCGCTAAGCCCCGAAAACCCGAAAACTCGCGGTACGGCGCAAAACGACGACATCTACTTCCAGACGCGCGAGCTAGCTAACCGCTACTATGACGCCGTGCCTGATATCGTGGCCGAGTATTTAAAAGAAATTTCAAAAATCACGGGACGCGATTATCGTCCGTTTAATTATTACGGCGATCCGCACGCTACGCGCATCGTGGTCGCGATGGGCTCTGTCACGCAAACTCTAGAAGAAGTGGTCGATCACCTACGCGCAAAGGGTGAAAGAGTAGGCGTGCTAAAAGTGCATCTATACCGTCCGTTTAGCCTAAAATACCTCTTTGACGTGATGCCTGAGACGGTAGAAAAGATCGCCGTGCTAGACCGCACGAAAGAGCCCGGAAGCCTCGGCGAGCCGCTATATCTGGACGTCAAGGCGGCATTTTACGGACGCAAAAATCAGCCCGTGATAGTAGGCGGCCGCTACGGTCTGAGCTCAAAAGACGTCGATCCTGCGCAAATGCTGGCGGTTTTTGAGAATTTAAATTTAAGCGAGCCTAAAAACGGCTTTACCGTGGGCATCGAGGACGATGTTACCTTCACCTCGCTAAAAGTCGGCGATAAAATTTCGCTAAGCGACGAGAGCGTGAAAGAGTGCCTATTTTACGGACTTGGCGCGGACGGTACTGTTGGAGCGAATAAAAACTCAATCAAAATCATCGGCGATAAAACCGATCTTTACGCGCAGGCGTATTTTGCCTACGACAGCAAAAAATCGGGCGGCTACACGCGCTCGCACCTGCGTTTCGGTAAAAACCCGATCCGATCGACCTACCTCGTCTCAAATCCCCACTTTGTAGCCTGCTCGGTCGCGGCGTATCTTGAAATTTACGACGTCATAGACGGTATCCGCGAGGGCGGAACGTTCCTGCTAAACTCGATCTGGGACGCCGAGCAGACGGTCGCTAAACTACCTAATAAAGTAAAGAAAATTTTAGCTGAGAAAAGAGTAAATTTCTACATCATCAACGCCACTAAGCTAGCTCGCGAGATCGGGCTAAAAAACCGCACGAATACCATCATGCAGTCGGCGTTTTTTAAACTTGCAGACATCATCCCATTTGCCGACGCGCAAAAATACATGAAAGAGTACGCACACAAAGCCTATGCCAAAAAGGGTGAAGCGATCGTGGAGATGAACTACAAGGCTATCGATATGGGCGCGGATGGGCTGGTCAAGGTCGAAGTAGATCCTAGCTGGGCAAATTTGACGGATGACGCCGCTAACGAGGAGAAATACGTCGGCGACGAATTTATAGAAAAAATCGTCAAGCCTATCAACGCCGCCAGGGGCGATAGCTTGCCCGTTTCGGCATTTGTGGGCTATGAGGACGGACACTTTAAATCAGGCACGACGCAATACGAAAAACGCGGTATCGGCGTAATGGTACCGAAGTGGATCGAGGGCAACTGCATCCAGTGTAATCAGTGCGCCTTCGTCTGCCCGCACGCGGTGATCCGCCCGTTTCTAATCGACGAAAACGAGCTCGCCGCCGCGCCGCAAACCGTGCAAGATCACGTCCTAGACGCCAAAGGCAAAGAGGTAAAAGGGCTAAAATACAAAATCCAAGTTAGCCCGCTTGACTGCACGGGCTGCGAGCTGTGCGCTCAAATTTGCCCGAGCAAGGAAAAATCGCTCGTCATGGTACCGCTAGCCGAGGAGATGGAGCGACACGAGCAGGAAAACGCCGATTATTTATTTAAAAAAGTAACCTACAAAGACGATCTGATGAGCAAAGATAGCGTCAAGGGCGTGGGATTTGCGCAGCCGCTATTTGAGTTTCACGGTGCGTGTCCCGGATGCGGCGAGACGCCTTATATCGGGCTTGTTACGAGACTTTTCGGCGACCGTATGATCGTGGCAAACGCCACCGGTTGTAGCTCGATCTACGGCGGTAGCGCGCCTTCGACGCCTTATACGACGAACAAAGAGGGCAAGGGCGTAGCGTGGGCGAATTCGCTATTTGAGGATAACGCGGAGTTTGGCATGGGTATGAACGTCGCGGTAGAGACGCTGCGCCACCGTATCGAAGACGTCATGCTACGCACCAAAGACGCCGCGCCAAATGCCCTAGCCGCGCTATACTCCGACTGGATCGCACACAAAAACGACGGCGAGAAAACGACGCAAATCGCTAAAATTTTAACACCGATTTTGGAGCAAAATTTAAGCGTAGAGGGCGTAAAAGAAATTTTAGAGTTAAAAAGATATCTCGTCAAGAAATCCCAGTGGATCATCGGCGGCGACGGCTGGGCCTACGACATCGGCTTTGGCGGGCTTGATCACGTGCTAGCTAGCGGCGAGAACGTAAACGTGCTCGTGCTTGACACCGAGGTCTACTCAAACACCGGCGGCCAAAGCTCAAAATCAAGCCGCGCAGGCTCCATAGCGCAGTTTACCGCTAGCGGCAAGCCGATGCAAAAAAAAGATCTAGGCTACATCGCGATGACCTACGGAAATATCTTCGTAGCTCAAATCAACTCAAACGCCAGCCAGGCAAACACGATAAAAGCCATCGCCGCAGCCGAAGCCTACGACGGACCTAGCCTCGTGATAGCGTATTCGCCGTGTATCGCGCACGGTATAAAAGGCGGCATGGCGCTCTCGGGCGGTCAAGGCGAGCTAGCGACCAAATGCGGCTACTGGCCGACCTACGTCTACGATCCGCGCCTAATCAAAGAGGGCAAAAATCCGCTCAAAATGACCTCAAAAGATCCTGATTGGTCGCTTTACGAGGAGTTTTTGCTAAACGAGGTTCGCTACAACTCGCTTAAGAAAACCAATCCGCAGCACGCGGACGAGCTGCTGGCTAAAAACAAGGCCGACGCACAAAGACGCTACCGTCAGCTAAAACGCCTAAGCTTGGCTGACTTTAGCGACGAGATCGAGTCTAGCGCGCCTGAAAGCGCCGAGGATGCCTCTGCCGGCAGCGTAGCCGAGTAAAGAGTAAATTCTCCCGCTTAAATTTATCATGTGGGAGAATTTTGTTTTTAGATAATTTCACTTAAAAAATAAAATAACCCACAAAAAAAATAAGCAAGTTTCTAAATCCTTAAAGTGAAATTAAGTCGTAAAAAGTCAAAATCGTATATCTTAAAACAAGTAAAAAGGAGCAAAGATGCTTATTACTATAATTGTTGTTGTTATTGCCCTAGCGGCTTATATTATTAAAATATACAATAAACTACAATTAATGATGCAAAACATCAGAGAGAGCTTCGCAAATATCCAAGCTACGCTCAAAAAACGTTTAGATCTATCAAATCAAATAATAGATATAGCCAAAGATTATGCAAGTAGCGAACAAATGATTCAACTTGGCGTTTCTGGAAATGGAGTCGCAAAAGTAGCTGCTTTGGCTCAAGCCTTTCCGGAACTAAAGGCTAACGAAACATATCAAATGCTAATGTCGCAGTTAGAAAAAATCGAGAGCGAACTCCTAAATAAACGTGAAAGCTACAATGCTGAGGTAAAAAGCTATAATTCTTATAAAAATGCGTTCCCGCAAGTCCTAATAGCCTCAAAACTATCTTTTGAATCAGTCGCTTATTTTGACATTAATGATGAGGACTTTAGTGAAAATTTAAAAATATTTAAAAAAGATGATTCGGCTAGAATACAAGAAATTTTAAGTGACTCTAATAAGAAAATCACCGATATTGCAATGAATGCAAAAAAGATGATTAACGATAAAATTTCAAATAATCCAAACCAAAAAGAGTAATTTTTTATAAAATCATAAATGGTTTGAATGGCTAAAATTTAAAAGATATAGATGAACCAAATTAGTCCATTTAAACCGATTTTTGATAAAAACTCTAAAATTTTAATCCTCGGCTCCTTCCCTTCCGTAGTTTCTCGTAAATCTGGCTTTTATTACGCAAATCCGCAAAATCGTTTTTGGCGGGTGCTGGCTGGGATTTTAAATGCTCCGTTACCAGAAAGCACAGACGAAAAGATAAATTTTCTACTTGCTCACCACATCGCTATCTACGACGCTGCGATCTCGTGCGAAATAAAGGGCTCGAGCAACGCTAAAATGACCGCCGTCGCGCCTGCAAATTTAGAGCCGATCTTTAAAACCGCAAATATCACGCAAGTCTACGCAAACGGCGGCAAAGCGCACGAAATCTGCGAAAAATATCTAAAAACTCAAATTTTAAATGCAACTGGCAAACCGCCCGTCAAGCTACCCTCGACTAGCTCGGCAAACGCAAATTTTAGCCTTGAAAGGCTCGCGCAAGAGTGGATGGTCGTCGTCGAAGCGTTAAAAAACGGTTAAATTTAGCAAGAGCTCTCAAATTTAACTCATTCAAAACAAAAACGACCGCGCCTTCACCTTAAATTTAGTTTCAAAATTTAAAATTACCCAAATAAAACAAAGCAGGAAAAACCGTGAAAATCCTAAAATTTCTATTTTTACTTCCGCTTCTAGCCGTCGGAGCGCAGGCATTAGAGCCAAAAATCGTAATGAAGCCCGAAGCAAGCCTAAAAAACGGGCTTTACTACGTAAAAGGCAAGCTCTACGACGGCACGTTAAAGATGCTTCGATACAGCGTCGAGGACCTATATGGCGTAAATGCGATGGGCATGGTCTATCCGAGGCTAAAACCCCTGCCACCAACGCTCATACGCGAGATCGACGTGCAGGGCGGCATGGCGGTGCGTACAGGGACTATTTTGACGGCAGAGACAAGCCCTCAAACGAATATCCCCTAAAAAACGGCGTCCGCGAGGGCACGGCGAAGCACTACCACGCAGATAGCGGCGCTCTGATGGGCGAGAGCGAATACAAAAATGACGTCCGCGACGGGCGTTATCGCCGCTACTATTTTGACGAGGGCGGCGCGTTAAAGCAGGAGGGCGTTTTCAAGGCGGACAAGCGAGAGGGCATTTTTACGGACTATTACGTTAGCGGCGAGGTTAGCGCGCGCAGCCCGTACGCGGGCGGACTGCGAAACGGCGAGGACTTTGACTACTACAAAAGCGGTAAAATTCGAGGCGTGCGAACCTACAAAAATGACAAGCGAGAAGGCGCGGAGACGTGGTACTACGAAAGCGGTGCCGTGGAGGAGACGGGCGAGTATAAAAACGACCGCAAAAACGGCGTTTGGAAGCGATTTTACGAAAACGGCAAAACGCGCGTGGTAGAAAATTACAAAGACGGCGAGAAGGACGGCGTCGCGCGCGAATATTACCCGAGCGGTAAGCTACGAGGCGAATACGAGTACAAAGACGGTCGCCAAACGGGCGCGGGACTGGACTACTATGAGAGCGGGGCGCCGGCGGCAAAAGTGATGTTTAAAAACGGGCGCTATCACGGGCTGTACGAGGAGTATCACGAAAACGGCAAGCTAAAAGCTAGAGTGATGTTTGAGGACGGGCTGGAGGTCGGCGAGGCGCGCCACTACTACGCAAACGGAAAGCTCGAAGCCCTGGGTGAGTTTGAGCGCGGTAGGCTCATCCGCGCCAAAAAATACGACGAATCGGGTAAGCTAATCAGCGACGAGTCTGATAAAAACGGACTTCCGAGGGAGTAAATACTAAAATAAGTTGCTACTGGCATCATTTGAATTTTTACCAAACCAAATATTTACGTCCTTTTGTATTTTGAATATTTTAATTAGCTTTAAATCACACTACAATAGTCGCACTTAATATTAAAATTTTATATTTATCTTTTGCATCTTAGTCATAAAAGCAGCAATCTCATTTATAAAATCATCAAAAAAGCATTAAAACCACTGGGCGAAGATAGTTTTATCGAGCTTATGATAGACAAACACTGGATAGAAAGCGATGTAAGAGAAAATAAAGCTGGCGGAGCATTTTTTGTAAGTTTGCCAAAATTTAAGCAACCAAGAATTTTTACCACCTACATGAATACTCTTTCGCACTTAATCCAGCAAGCTCATGAGCTGGGGCATGCTTGGCACTACTACTTGATGCGTGATCTTCCGGTTTTAAGCGCAAATTTTACTAAAAAACGTATTTTTTAATATCACGCAAACATCGTATAACACGTACCAGTCAGACGTATTGCAATGCTTTTAGCCACGTTGTTGTCGCGAAATTTTAACTCGCGGTCGCAAAAGACGAGGCTAAATTTGATATTCGCCTGGGCTTAGCTCTCCTCGTAAAAGCTTGCCAAAGCGCGCAGCTGCGGCATCTACGGCATCGTCGCCAAACTCGCCCGGCTCAAATCCGCTACTAATAAACGGCACGGCAAACTCCATCCCGCAGTAGTTTGCCGCGATCTTAAGCGGCGTTAAAATTTCATCCAAGCTAAAGCCGATCGCGCCCTGTTTAGAGTATTCGCTAAGCGGAGTACTGACGCTTAGCGCAAGCTGCAAGACCTTGCCTTTAAGCGCGCCGGAACCCACCAGCTCGTGCGAAAAGACGATGTCGATATAGGCTTTTAGCATAGGCGGCACGTTTAGCCAGTGCATCGGGTACAAAAATACGATGCGCTCGGCAGCCGCTAACGCGTCTTGCTCTGCGCGGGCGTCTATGCGCGCGATATCTAAGCCGTAAAGCCCCTCCAAATGCCGCACCTTAGCGTCCGCTGCGGCCTTTGCTACCTGAGATAAGGCTTTGTTTACGCGCGATGCGGCGAGATTTGGGTGCGATAAAATCACAAGAGTTTTCATGTTGTTTCCTTTGTTAAAATTTGCGGAATCATATCGCTAAAAAGCTAAAAGTAGATTAAAAATGCTTGCCAGAGCGAGACTTTTACAAGCAAGAAAGCAAAAAATTACATTTTTATAAAACAGACAACTATATCTACAACTATCCTTATAGCGTCGGTTATCTGCTATCACAATTCTTTCTAAGTGAGTTTAAAAAAGATGAAGCAAAATTTTGCAAAATTTATAAACAATTTTTAATAGAGTGTGGCACAAAAAGCGTGGAAGAGCTAATGAAAAAACACTTTAAAAAAGATACGACAAAGTGCGAATTTTGGCTGATTGGCATAGATGAAGCGCTAAAAAATTTAGATGAGTTTAAAAAGGTGGTGGCTGTATAAATTCACTAGTTATCTTAAACGCTTTATCTTTTTTCGAGAAATTTTATAAATTTTTGATGGAGTATCTTCGAAAAAATGATCATCTACTATTTCATCAGCCACGCTCATAGCCCAAGCTTCATTAAAATTTTGTCCATTTTTGTTCGCACTACTTGAATAAAGCCAGTCAAATTTAGCTAAAAATTTTTCGTGCTCGCACTCTTTTACGACTCTAATAGCCTTTAAATTTGGATACAAAAATGTAGTTTTTCTTGAACGGCGTATAAAATTTTTATACTTTTTTGGCACTCTAACAAGCTCATTTAAAACGCTAAATTTTGCCGTCGTGATAAGACAAGGTTTATTCTCATCACGCATTTTGGCCTTATTTATCTCTTTATAATCTTTACTTAAAAAGCCAGCTGTCGTATCAGTTTGTGCTAGAAATATCATATTTTTTCTCTTTTTGATAGTAAAAATATACAAGAGATTATTAGAGCAAATCCTAAAAAATCCCAAAATACAAATTTTGTTCCAAGCCAAAAGTAGCCAAAAAATGCTGCACTTAGTGGTTCTATGCAGGCTAATAAACTAGCTTTTGCTGCGCCTATTAGCTTAACACCTATCATATAAAAGCTAAATGCAAAAATGGTGCCAAGCGTAATAACAGCAATAAATGCCAGCCATTGATTTATCCCATTAAGCCAAGCAAAACCCCAAACTCTCATATAACAAGCAAGCACTACTCCGCCCATAACCATGCCCCAGCCAAGCGTGAGAGTGACTGAATATTTAGCATTCAGCCTTGCTGGAGCAAGATTATAAACACAAACACAAACGGCACTAACTAAGCACCAAAATAGCGCTTTTGGTGAGATGACAAGAGATGAAATTTGAGCATGTGTGCTCAGGAAAAATACGCCAAGCATAGCTAAAAATAGAGCTAAAATTTCAAGTTTTCTTGGGACGCGTTTTTCTTTTATGCAAATGACCATTAAAATTAAAGCAGGGGCGGT
This DNA window, taken from Campylobacter concisus, encodes the following:
- a CDS encoding DMT family transporter — encoded protein: MNTHRLGILLTLVGGILWGFSGVCGQYLFSLGISSDFLVPYRLMLAGIVIVIFYAFKEPSAVFAPIKDIKLLGEFLVYALLGLMMTQYAYFYSIELSNAAVATVIQYTAPALILMVICIKEKRVPRKLEILALFLAMLGVFFLSTHAQISSLVISPKALFWCLVSAVCVCVYNLAPARLNAKYSVTLTLGWGMVMGGVVLACYMRVWGFAWLNGINQWLAFIAVITLGTIFAFSFYMIGVKLIGAAKASLLACIEPLSAAFFGYFWLGTKFVFWDFLGFALIISCIFLLSKREKI